TCCGTCTCTCCGTCGGCGGGCGTCGCCGGTCGCcgggatggaggaggaggaggcgcggcGCCTGCGAGGGAGAAGGGGGAGGAGAGGATGGAGTCTGGGAGCTTGGAGCGGAGGTTAAGGGGGCGGTGGAAGATGGGGTGCGGGGCCCGCGGGCAGTGGGACTGGGTCTCGGGGTCCAATTTTCTATTCCCCGCGCGAGTTTTGGGGTGGCTGGCAGGGTCAGATGATGGGAGTGGGTGCGCGTGGGTTGGGTTAAGCGTTAAGCCACCACATGCTGGGTGGAAGTGGCAGCGGAATCCAGGAGATGGGCGTGTGCTGGCCTCCGGGCGCTGATTGGCTGCCGCGCCCGCGCTCTATCCGCTCCCCTTATCGCCGCGGTGATCCCCTTCCCCTTGTGATGCCGATGCGGCATCGCTCGCTCGCTCTGTGATTCTTGGGGTCGTGGTGGGCACGCACACGGGTTCGCATGGCCGCCTCACGCCGCGGATCCGTGCGGTGACGGCGAAGCGTGTCGACGTGCTGGCCACACTCCGTTGTCCCTGCACTGGCACTGGCCCCGGTCGCCTCGTTTCAGGACCCGCATATGGCCGCCCGTGTCGCGTACCGGCTTGTGGTTTGTGGGTTGCTCTACACGGGTTTCTCCAACCGACTCGGGGCGATAGGCAATGGGAGCAGGAAAAGGGTATTAGCACATCTCCAGCGGTGCGACGCAAAcgaacgctgagcgaccgtttgtgtttGATGTGATCGGAAATGCGTTTGGGGCctgctccagcgggacgacgcaaagtgaccggaccgtccgcggagacgcaaacctggcccaaatatacgccaggtttgcgtcagtggcagggaggccgatattatccccgccactggccattccccacgagaaattgcaaactagaccgacgcgagcagtccagaagcgatggacgtcctcgccaccgcagccaccgccatggatgcggagcaaaccctcgcacccgccgccgccccacagtcccccgtagccacgaccatagccaGAATGGAGGCTGCAactccggcggaagcaaagcgggccgccaacggtggcggccgggaggcaaagccgaaggcggcaaagaaggtgctctccgcGGAGGAGAATATCATCGAGGCCGCGAAGCGTCGCGGCCAgcgcaagaaccagaagatcaagactgccgcggccgccaaccagcaggcctggcagatgcagatcaaagccgATGTGGCGCAAGTAGCTCTCCATCCGaccttagcggagggctacatgctcgtcaagagagaggggatcgccggcgtcgctcctccgGCCTTGTCGGTGAGCTaggtaagttcccagctgcgccctggaactcccgctccctcGCAGGGCCACCcggcgtcgcggttcgcctctGGCCTGCCATCGGTGCAGTTGACCGGGCCGCCGGAGCAGTTCAACGGGGCGccggttcccgacctcaaccggacgcctagaagcggtgaATCCTGCCCGGGCGCGACACGGAAGGCGCgccaggtgccggaggagagcatgccaCATCCCCGCATCAtgttcgacgaaatggcgccgcctgccccgacgatggacgacccgtTACGTCAGCTCTGTCAATGTGTGCGAGTGTTGTGTATCATGCGTCTGATGTCCGGTCATTCGTATGACTATTGGAAGGACCGCCATGACTCACACATCCAGCAAATTATCTACGGTGGCGGCTTCGTTCGCGGTGATCCGGCCGGGATAGGCCCGCATGATGACTGGGCAGCaacgcaagatgcggaggacatcgaaaccgcacggctgttcgccacccagcagacgcagccaacacccgtgtcCGTCGACGACTTCGACGACGCGCCAACACAGCCTGACATTGCTACGAAGAAGAAGGGGAAGAGCCTAAGGACACAAGgcttcgtcgacgacgaggataaGTGTTTGTGTGAAGCGTGGCTGGCAACGAGCCATGATTGTATTAATGGCGCGCagcaaaagggcaaggtctattgggccaaggtcttgcagcggtacaacgagaccaggatgcacccgccctaccatatcacaagccctcggacggaagagtccctccggaaaagatggaactacatcaaacaagagacaagcaagttctgctcGGCGGTCGAACATGCTATTAACAACCCCGTAAGCGGCGCTGGCGTCATGACAGTGGTAAAGACGACACAACCATCATCATTCTACACTATTTGCATCATTGTATGTACATCATTGGCGgctatgattgcaggtatcccgcgccttggagaagttcagggcgacgcataagaagggcttccatatggtccattgctgggacGTGCTCAAGAACGCCAACAAGTGGATGACAAGCTTTGCGTCATACAACGAAGCTGTGAGGAATGGGACAGCGATCAACctcgacgacgaagacgacgatcaaggccgtccatcccttccacctcgtccacgaggccataaggctaccaaggccgatcttgtccgggaggcgcaggccattgcgttcacccagagcatggagaagaaaatggccgacaaccgtgccgccttggctgctagggacgagaagaggcgtctggAAAAAGAGGCCGCAACTGCCATCTACCACAACCTCGCGAAAGAGGTAATTGAGGTCCAGAAGGCAGACTCCGAGGCCAAATTGGTTGAAGTTTAGGCTAGGAGGATGGACGCCAAGGCTAAGATCCTTGGAGAGGACACTCGGATCATGCTAGTCGACTTGAGTATCGTCGACGACAACACCAGGGcctggttcatgaagaggcgcgccgaaatccgtgcgcgagacgcctgatcgtCGGCGCCATGCACCTAGCACCTTGGCCTGCTTTTGGACATTTTTATTGCtgttcaggccttgttgtgccccttttggacTCAACTTTGCGTCGTGGCAtctgcaaagtgtgatgaacttgtCTCAGCCCTCAATTTGCAGGTGTAAAATTTCGTGCAAACTTGACGCTAGTTCctcttttttgaattctggcctgtgcccaaaatgcgtcgccccgctggagctagccccagacgcaaacggacgcgcgaccacttccgcgtccgccaggcgatgcaaacggacgcccgCGGACATTTTGGGTGtctgaaatgcgtcgcgccgctggagatgcccataAGTCATCTTCAACGGCCCACGCATATAGACATTTCACGTCCCAGCTCTCTCGCGTTCCTCCGCAACCGTCGCCTCCACCTTCCGACTAGGGCAACAGTTTCGGATGCATACCGCTGAAGTCCGCGTCAGGGTCTCTCGCTAGAGTTGTTGGGTGTCCTGGGCGCCGTCGTCCAGCTCGACGCCACCCGGCGTCCGTGCTGCCCACGGCATGTTCGATCGAATTCCTACTAAGTCGGCAAGGTGATCTGCAGGTCTCGCCGTCCTTTTTTAAAATGTTCATGGATGCAATATGTTTCTCAAGTGTGCTATACCCTACGTAGATCATGGCCGACAGTTCAGACGAGTTTTTCTACAGCAATGCCATCGACACGTCCTCCGACGAGCCTGACGATGACACTGAGTTCTTCGAGGTCATGGTCCTTCTCGTCCATGATCAGGACCAGCACGAGCAGGGGCTCGGTTAAGGGCCAGCTCCTGGCGATTAAATGTGGCCGAGTGGTCGGCCATGCACGGAGGTAAATGGCAGGACCAATCCTTTGTTCAAGACGCCATGCTTTCGTCGAAATTGCAGGCTCAAACAATGAAATTAGTGTACTTCAGCGATCTTCAGTGTCCACTCTCCTTGTTGAAGGCCATGCTTTGTCGGTCTAGTATAAGGTAAATGGTCGCCTCTATTACAAAGGGTACAACctagctgatggtatctatcctCAATGGTCCACACTTTTGAAGACAATCTTCATACCTCAGAATGAGAAAGAGAGTAGGTTTGCTAAAGAGCAAGAAGCATGTAAGAAGGATGTGGAGCCGGCATTTCGTGTGTTGCAATCTCGTTGGGCTATAGTTCGGCACCCTGCTAGGACATGGAGCCATCGGACCATGTGGGAGGTCATGACtggttgtgtgatcatgcacaacacaaAGAGGGGGTGATtaggtgctacccaatttttagttcgttttcaatttaggcttgacacaaaggtaaattctctagacatggaactatgtgaatttacctacatGACAAGGtatacaactaagcaagatatagcttgaCAAGATATAAAGGTGCAATCAagaatagaggtaaccgagagtggagcacgcggagacacggagatgattcccgtagtttctTCCTTTTGATGGGAAGTATgtctacgtttggaggggtgtggtcgccacaaaggcctaaccAACGTCACGAAGGCCTCACCCAGGTCTCCTGTGagaaacgccacaaaggcctagctcaCTTGTCCACTTAGGGATTTCCTCAAGGCGGGAACCGggtgacgagggtgctcctcgacaatgcccaccatgaggggtttAGGGTTGACAGAATCATGTaggctagcacgagacatcggataccaaacaaacagggagagagatttacctaggttcagggccctcgattacgtaaaacccttacttcctactTGTCCGGTCTTGATTTATTGAGTAAACGGGTAACAATGGGATAGCCGGTAGACTACTATGGTTGACTTGCCGGGAGGCAAGGATTCTAGGGTTTGTGTACGAAGTTGTGGTGGTTTCGTGTATTGTGGTTCTGTTGTTCGGTAGGccctctcctagcctttatatatcAGGCCAGATCCCGTGTgaacacctggatttttaagtccagatgcctattatgccatacatcgcaatcccaggaatattgtttttgcgagacataatagattgatatcacagaacatcattcattacaaaccataatagccttacatcaagggatcacatgatccagtcttacaataatagttgatctaatgatcaattacaaaacacatagcggaagcaaagtagtagtggtccatctattccacaggcaacgcttgacgtcaggaaatagtcctagttatcatagacgtcttgttgtccatcttcatggtactgaggctcctcttcatagtctggccatttgaatagccagtgacaaagccatgagtacttttaaagtactcgcaaactaatactaatagaAGTACTAATAGCTCTAATAGGTATTCTAAgcttctaggttcatttgcacaaagccaaatttatttcataaacactttatagCAAGGACTCACTATTGACCTAAAATactcaggtgggaacattagtgtcattcccacaactctgttgtgattcaagtccaaGTCacatttcaagttcaagtcacaagtcaccagtcacattttgaaaagttatgatgacggaacagtatggcctttccaactgtccatgaccgaggacgcggctattcaaatagtttaacactctgcagatgtTGTAcatttgtgccacaacaattgcaataatccgtcaggggtaactggccctaatttatcacactcagtatgcggactaccaatcataacctttcatttacataccctagtataggcacctatccctatgagtttggcctcccagccatggcaaaccaccatcctgggaactgcaaagggcttgggtaagacattcacctcatttcacgtcatttcactttcaacggaggcagcctcggcataacctctatgacgcttgttcagagggaacccatactaaaatacataagtttccagttaagccctacccagattcaggtattgtgggggtacttaaaaattggaatggtatcgcatccgaacccaaccatcagtttttgtcaaagagTCACATTGTTCACCgaagttcatattcaccttcaaaactttcaatataatgactcatcattccaaggttttcaaagtcatttgattcacaagttcccatctagagtagtcaattttagttttagcactagcaactaatcatgaggggtgctaactaaaattttgctctctaggctaagtttgaaacTCGTGTAGTATGCTACCTCTAGACCATTATCAATTATAAGAAAAATCTTTGGTAAACAAAGTAAATGattgcaagataaaaacttgggcttGGATAAATCTGTAAAAAAAAGAATATTGCAAGGGtggcttgctctagtagagcttgctCATAGTAATATCttgtattggtaatagcttgccttggttggtacagttgtcaaagtggtcttcttcttcgtagatgacctcttcttcttcgtagtcttcgggactagcgtctataaacggatacgaggatacaatcaccaaacaatgcttAAGTACTAGACTTAACACTCAAAGGGATCATACAAGCTAATCTATCATCACAACATTATAATCATGATGGTTGACTTGGTTCCTtttaaaataatttcctctcattgaaatatttattagggtttctatttattttctttgaggaataaattcctctcattgaataatACTAAGgttaatatcctcaaataataagtatgagatcatgttgaccaaagtcaatacttcatatttaccatttgggaaaatgatttaaatgagacacTATATCTCATACCCTTTAAATACTACTTTGGAAAGATTTAATATCGCAAGTAATAACATATGGGGTCATGAAGACAAgtgtcatcacctcacattgaattacttgtgaaagtgatttaaatgagaggctacacctcatagatttgaaatactaaatttgaagtaatttaaatgggctagaaatggccacatagccactatttGAATTTAGCCCATGATCACATgaaacaaccatgtcatatttttgcataaacaaatagagggtttgaaatgtgaattatgagaattggaatctcctcaaaattcattatggttgatttttaataaatgtttgaatttgaaaaaggcactgccttgttatttttactacatgaattctacaatgaatctaggtttgagaccagtgtagttggatAGAGGATTTTATAAGCTTTCCAGAAATAAAAAGTTCATCaattttggctcagtagattttgttttatttaaatttgaatcaagcaccagtattgaattttAGCTGAAAAgattaaatcgaatttgaattaactGGATGCGCGGGAAACCTAAACGGGCCAGAGAGGGGGGAAAGAAAAAGGGTTGGCCCAGCTAGGCGTCTCGCGCGCAGCAGGCCGCCTGACaaggggctccacccgtcagtgggtcttaacacccgaagcggtacgcgtgAATGGATGCCGTaggattagaaggcgatccaacgacgcacggtcgtcgtctccgacgagacccAACCCTACTGGCGACGGCGGTGGGGGGTCGACG
This Lolium perenne isolate Kyuss_39 chromosome 1, Kyuss_2.0, whole genome shotgun sequence DNA region includes the following protein-coding sequences:
- the LOC127333534 gene encoding uncharacterized protein, translating into MAARVAYRLVVCGLLYTGFSNRLGAIGNGSRKRGHPASRFASGLPSVQLTGPPEQFNGAPVPDLNRTPRSGESCPGATRKARQVPEESMPHPRIMFDEMAPPAPTMDDPLRQLCQCVRVLCIMRLMSGHSYDYWKDRHDSHIQQIIYGGGFVRGDPAGIGPHDDWAATQDAEDIETARLFATQQTQPTPVSVDDFDDAPTQPDIATKKKGKSLRTQGFVDDEDKCLCEAWLATSHDCINGAQQKGKVYWAKVLQRYNETRMHPPYHITSPRTEESLRKRWNYIKQETSKFCSAVEHAINNPVSGAGVMTVVSRALEKFRATHKKGFHMVHCWDVLKNANKWMTSFASYNEAVRNGTAINLDDEDDDQGRPSLPPRPRGHKATKADLVREAQAIAFTQSMEKKMADNRAALAARDEKRRLEKEAATAIYHNLAKEVIEVQKADSEAKLVEV